The Lolium rigidum isolate FL_2022 chromosome 1, APGP_CSIRO_Lrig_0.1, whole genome shotgun sequence region atctacagtgcaactcgaaggccgaggagtcaacaactacttcaagagacaggaccatgtcaggagagtcagataccactttcaacaaggagaaaacctagattagcaatagaaaggaactagcttcccaaacctagctcctatttagctagaatctattcttagcctctatagctagttaaatactctacaaatagagttcgtgataggtttagactacgagtcgttcttctggagtttatttgcgctttacctcattgtaaagtaggaggtcgtgaggatcttatgtaacgtagtccGTGTGTAatcctatagacatgccttggacccgcatatatttcgttgtaccactcgagcgatataatactagtggaacggtgtttcattggtgttatatcagacttgcatactacaccatgcagtggtatgccgggtcaccacagtaatctctttattcttggttggaacacggtttaggacatgacacgaagtcaatatagcctccccccaccattccttggataaacccgaaacatctaacatggcgttaaccaaatccgttagagtacggtttttcctttccgcaatcccattggattgtggggaattgggaggcgtcctctcatggattataccatgttccgcacagaataaattgaactcattagaaaagtactccccaccacgatcggaccgaactctttttatctttctttcaagttgattctcaacttcagccttatagattttaaagaaatcaagagcctcatctttagttttcaggagatacacataacagtacctagtggaatcatcaatcaaagtcatgaaatatttctttccacctcttgtcaactcaccattcatctcacatagatctcgcatgtatgagctctagtggtgccaagtttctttccttcgcaggcttgtgaggcttgcgaggctgctttgcttgcacacaagcatgacacttagagcctttgacaaaggtgaatttcggaattaaactcatatcagcaagccgcgtcatacaaccaaaattaacatgacaaagtcgtgaatgccaaacattagtttcattaacactagtgcttacatggttcacaacattatcacgaagtcttctagagagaagcgcaacattccctcacattcatatccctttccaacaaaagttccatacttagacaagtacaactttattggactcaaacaccaacttaaacccatctttcataagacgggagccactaacgagattcttcttgatagaagggacatgcagcacgttcttcagttgcacgatctttcccaaagtaaacttcagatctaccgtgccaacaccacgaacagtagcatgtaacccattccccatcattactgaggacctcgtgcctgataagaggtaaacatggagatgtcagcacacacatgaacattggcacctgtatcaacccaccattctgtgggctgaaacaccgaaagaacagtaggtaaaatattaccataccctgtagttccttcctctcgtGTTACCAATGACCATGTTGACGAAGTTGAGTTCCGTCCAGccttgacatttctttcctttgcgttgtggacagcgattagcccaatggcccgtctcgccacacacccgagcaaggatctttcttctccgttttccccttcttcttgaagttggtagtccgggGAGACTcctttgttctttcccttggacttgtgggcatttttctgtacCATATTGGCGGCAGAACGTCCCTCGGCTCCTCcaaagtgtgtttgtcttttgctcctcgccttctcctcaacatccggagagcccatgatattctcaacggagaactcatgcctccgatgtttcgtagaagtggcaaagttcctccatgaaggggaagcttagcgacaatgcatcccgcgacaaacttgtccggtagcacacacttgaggagctcaagttcctttgccatgatccgtatctcatgagctcgttctactacggatcggttctcaaccattccgtagtcattgaactgctccatagcatacagctCGCCTCCGacatcggcagcaccaaacttagtGTCCAGAGTGCATCCCACAGCttccttcccatttcgtatgtgcggataagcatcaaccaacttgtctccaagcacacttaggacggcacccacaaagattacggtggcatccccgaacgctgtatcctcttcaggagtaagcggacctctgggagtaccttccgcaactcggtgcacgcccatagcagtgagccacaagagggtcttattctgccatctcttgaaatgagatcccgtaaacgggctcggtttaagcGCAACAGAAGAAACCGGACTAGTGAAAATTGCCtatgcatataaggtttttggattgttggattattaggcaatttccgtatgagattaattaccgaaagcaacattacggatgcacaagcatacttaaccacgcacatcggactaagcacatgcatcggatccgaacatggaacaagtagcgagtgcaaggtaggagaggaaaagcacgtacatcgcgaccgggaaggtcgcaccgaagcagcaacaccaccaccatgggtattgttgatgtcgcccatggtgtagtcggatccgtCGATGAAGCGGCCGATCCGTCGAAGAGGAGCACGAACGATAGCGAGCGAGTCGCGCCGAGAcggtccccaaaaaccttatcgcccgtctcccggtgcgggatctcaacggacggagtttcggaggcctcgctctcccggacggctgtgcacgcagtcgccgggatggggaggactagagagtagcacagcaaaaggaacttcttcGTGAGAGAGATGAACTGTAGCGTATGAGACTCCAGATCTGATCCGTCTCttggtatagcctgggaggagagcatgcacatgcaggtcgacacgtaccaactcagttggtgcaccaagcaaaaatttaggcttccttgagtgtgtctcgaactcgagtcacgaaacgcgacgtgcgtgacgaggcggggcgggcggaggaggaggagtgcgcgagggctccttctattctcactcacttggaaggagtagaacagcagcccttatataccactccaactcactcccaactgacgatgtgggactaaactttgtcaccAGGCCATCCCAGTCtgtcaacgtgatgggccttgagatttcaggaattgtagaccatATGGGCTgcgttactgggctgcagcccatctacattcaacatgtGGGTCACAAATATTATTTAACCGGATGCAGAATTGAGCAACAACTATTACATCTTAGGTAACTAGACACAGGTTCGTCACAATCGATCACGCAGCTGATAAAGATTGGCATACACAGCCAGATATGTGTATTGTTGGTAGCTCTGTTGTGTTGACATCTTTCATCACTCCTTCTTTGCTTTCTTATTGGCATACAAAGATTTGCATGCGGTTGCTGCATATATACACAATGGCAATGTCATATATATATTGTAAATTGTAATTATTTATAGATCGACTTTTGTATATTTGAAGTTGAGCATTTTTACCCTAATGATAGTATTGTGTTTTCCAATAGCATACGGAGAATCATGCTTCGATGCCCTACTATGTGATGAACTGAACCATGGAACTCTATAGTTTGCTTTTTCAGTACACAGTGCATGGCCTTGGAACAATGAATGGCGGGAGGAAAAGtcaagatgcaaaaaaaaaaaaaaaaaaactgagctACTACTACAATGGATCCTAGATATTTTGATATAACTGTGTGTTTGATCTGATCTACTTAATGGCGACGTCTAGTCCTAGATGCAGATCCATGTGCTCACCGCCGTCCTATGATTAGTGTAGTCGGCCGAACCCTTCTGTGGGCGCGTGTCCCGATCTGGGCCAGCCTCACCTAGAAGAATCAGCGGGCACCGCCGCCAGGATAACTCCGAATCGACTCGACGTGGAGCCCATTCCCGCTCCCGCGGCGGATGAGGCAGGGCTGGGGAACACGGCCACATGACGCCGACGTGCACCTCGCTCAAGCCGACGTCCACGCCGCGCGCCGCGCAGCCAGATCACGACGACCCTGCAGCAGTGCTGCTGACTCGCGCCCCCATCCAAACCTCTCGCAAGATACAAACCATCACGTTATAAAACCGAGCCCGGAAGCCGACGATGTTCCCATCTCACTCTCACCTGCATACTTTTCCTCTTTCCCCTACATTCATCGACTCGTGATTCTTTCCGTCTTTCCTCTCCTCTCCGCGCGCGATGATCTCCGCGCCTCCGATGATGCAAGCCCCGGCGGCTTCAAGCTTCGCTCGGGCCTCGCGCTGTTCCTCCCGAAGGGCGACGGTCCGGTGCGCGGTGACCGTCGCGGCGGCTCCGGTCGGAAGCTGCACGCTCTACGAGGTGCTGGGGCTGCGCGCCGGCGCGTCGGGCGGCGAGATCAAGGCCGCGTACCGGCGCCTGGCGCGGGAGCTGCACCCGGacgtggccggcgcggccggcgacgacgacttCATCCGGCTCCACGACGCCTACGCCACGCTCTCCGACGCGGACGCCCGCGCGCGCTACGACCGCGACGTCGTCGCCAACGCCTACGCTCAGCCGCCCGCCTCCAGGCCGTCGCCGCACAGCGTCTGGGGCCGGCCTCGACGCACCTGGGAGTCCGACCAGTGCTGGTAGATAGACCCGACCTTGATCGGCAGCTTTTGGTCCTTGCAAATAGCGCTCTCTAGCCGCCGTGCGGCCATGGCCGCTCACCATAGAATTTTTGTTACGGTGACCCGCCCatgcgtcctcctcctcttcctctccgctTTTCTGATTTCTGAGTGTGCAGTGCATCTTCAGAAACATAGATATGTACTCAGAATCAATCAACATGTGTTACTGATATGTAATAGCAGCATCATCTGATCTTCGGCGTGAGCAAATTCTAATCCCTTCTTGCCGATACCAATAATTGCTGTCTTGCGTTTCCACATTGTTTTCCAACGACGGATGTCGTCTGTGTTCCTTGGCTGGCAAATCAGGATTGACGACGACTTGCTACCGCCGTGTTTTTATTATTCGATGCCAGCGCAGCTATTGCCAATTGAGTGAGTCATGGGTGGCCTCAAATTTCCGCAGAATATTCCATTCCGTGGATGGAGGCATGCATCATGCTTGACCTTTCCCCCTTCTCTTTCAAGTTTCAAGTTTCAAAGTCAAGACATATGATCATCCACAACCAGCGGCTCATCGTGCCGTGGGTCCACCTGTTCGCTCAAGGTTCAACGTACGAGCAAATTGAATACTAAGGTTTTCACTAGTGCTTAGGTCATATCGACCGGCTCTACATGAATCATAAGGATTAACTACACTATGATTTTGTAGTATGTCAAAGCAAAATAGAATATAAGCGGTGGCTGCAGGAAATGTAGTTTCTTGACATTTGTATATGCTGATTTTCATATCAGCATCCTTAGAAACATTAAATTCAATTGTTTACAGAAAACTGCTTCCCACGCTCAATGGATAGTTAGACTTTCGTGAAACTTCGTTTTTGTCATCACCTCATGTGTTGAACTTTTATCATGTTTTAGTTTTCTTTTAGTGCCAAATGTCAAGTTTTCTTCAAAGTCCActattgcatccttctttttgtcGACACTTCTTCTATTTTTATTTGAGGTCGCTTCTTAATTTATCCTTACCCATATAAAAATAACGAGTTGGACATAATACTTTGGACCTAAACAGTCTACATGCTGAATGTGTTTTGGTTTTTTTAATCTGATGACCCTAGGAAAATGTCTTAATTATACTTAGTTGTACCAATTTCAGTTTTTATGCATTGAGCCTTTCCTTGCTAGATATTTTTCCTACATGCTACTCTAACAACATGATCCCATTAGGCTCATTCCCGCTCCTATCGTTTGTCTCCAATGCTTTTGTCAGCCCCGCTCAAATAGTACACATATGCATTTTTTTCTACATTAGTGGGTTTTTTTAATCAAGCGAAGAATTATTTTGTTACAGCCATTTTTAAAGTTTTTCATCATACATTCCGTGTATCTGCatcatttgtaatttttattcgcTACAACCGCTATGTGCTTTTGCTACATTAGTACAATTCTTTTCTACCATGTTCCCGGTGAAGTCAAGTTTGCTACAATAGCACTTCATTTTGCCATGAGGTCTCTGACGATATATGCGATGAGGTATGGTTTTGCTACAATTTTCCTATGTTACTGGTAGAGTAGTATAAAAGTGTTGCTAAGAAGTCTCCAATGAGTTCGTTTTTTGCTATTATAGCATCAAATTTTTTGCTACAAGGTCTCCGACGGTTTTCGGTGAAGTCTCCAACGAAGTCTATGTGATTCTTTTGTGGTGAACATTTTTGCTACGATCGCGCTTGGTTTTGTTGGCGTTGCGGTTTATGGAAGAAAAGTGAGGGATTTATGTAGGCTGGAAGCAAAACATTTTTTGGTACATTGATAATTTATGAAAGGAAGATTAGGCTTGATTGCTATCGCACTTGGGATCCCGGGGATGCTGGGGACGCCCACCACTTTCCATTTTAAAAACAGACATGGAGAGTGACAGCTTTGGTTCTAGATGCAAATCCGTGTGCTCTCCGCCGAGCAGCGAACTCGACTCAATCCGCGGGCGGCCGTCGTTATCGCACATGACACCGCCCCAAAACCAGCCACAGCCAGGACGATTCCCAGTCTACGTGGAGCCGCATGAGAGGACCGGGGCAGATGAGGCAAGGGTTTGGGGAACACGGCCACATGAGACTACTCATAGTGCAAGTAACTTCAGTAGTAATTTAGAagccaactcagcaaatttgcttatgtggcactgagttaatgaggagagaggaggattgagtaacatagctagttactgtaacatcacatttttcaaggcacaatgagtctacaagctaattaatggAGTACTAACTTGATGTTACTATGCACTATGAGGGTAGTAACATAGACTAGtgtcatgtgcatgttactagttgaagttactatgcactatgaccagcctgacACCGACGTGCACCTCGCGCGCCGCCCAGCCGCGTCACGACGATGCTGCCGCTGACTCACGCCTCCCATCCAAAACCTGTCGCAAGAATCAAGCAAGCCAGCGCGTTTATAAAACCTAGCCCGGATGCCAACGATATTCCCAGCTCACTCTCACCTGCATACTTTTCATCTTCAATTTCCCCACCGATTCTGCATTCAATCCAACCACAGCCGCGGGCTCGTGATTCCTCTCCTTTCCGCCATGATCGCCGCGCCTCAATTAGCACCGGCTGCTTCTGGGTTTGCTCGGGCCTCCCCCTGCTCCTCCCGAAGGGCAACTGTCCGGTGTGCGGTGGCCGTCGCGCCGGCTGCTTCGGGCGGGCAGTGCACGCTCTACGAGGTGCTGGGGCTGCGCGCCGGCGCAACGGGCGGCGAGATCAAGGCCGCGTACCGGCGTCTGGCGCGGGAGCTGCACCCGGACGTGGCCGGCGCTGCCGGCGACGAATTCATCAGGCTCCACGACGCATACGCCACGCTCTCCGACCAGGACGCCCGGGCGCGCTACGACCGGGACGTCGTCGCCAACGCCTACGCGCAGCCGCCCGCCTCCAGGCCGTCGCCGCACAGCGTCTGGGGCCGGCCTCGACGCACCTGGGAGTCCGACCAGTGCTGGTAGATAGACCAGACCTTCCTTTTAGTCCTTGTGAATAGTACCTCACTTGACACAATCGGCGCCCCGGGCTCTCTAGCCGCCGTGCGACCATGGCCGCTCACCATAGAATTTTTGTTACGGTGACCCACCCATGCGTCTGTACATgtaacctcctcttcctccttgctTTTCTGATTTCTGAATGCTTCAGAAACATAGATATGTAGGATCAACATATGTATTACTGGAGTATGCAATAGCAGCAGCAGTCTGATGTTCGCTGTGACCAAAATTTAATCCCTTCATGCCCACGCCAATTATGTCTTGCGTCACATTATTTTCCGGCGAGCGATTGCGTCTCTGTTCCTTGGCTGGTTTGCAAACCAGGATTGACGACGACCTGCTACCACGGTGTTGTTTGCCAAGTGGGCAGGTCATGGGTGGCCTCAGATTTCCGCAGAATATTCCATTCCGTCTGCATCATGCCTGACGTAGTGACGTTTCCCCCTTATCTTTCAAGTTTCAAGGTCAAAACATGATCATCCACAACCAGCGGCTTTTCTCTTCGCTCAAGGTTATACGTACGaacaatttgaataattttttcagagcatctccacctggGCGTCtcgtagccccccccccccatagcTTTTGGAGGCCGGGGGCTAAAATAGGCTTACACCAACGCGCCTAAAAAGTGCCGGCGCGTTGTccgaatagaagcgccggcaaccccgtgttgGCCCCTTCGTTAAGGTTGCGACTCAGACGCATCAcgtcggttttcgcgggtgggccCGCCTTGGCAGTGGCAGGAGGCGACGGGGTCGCGTTAAAAACGACGCGTGACGGACGATCGTCGGCGTCAATAGCTCCGCTCGGAAAATGAAGCGGCAACGAGGATGGGCAACTGGCTATGCGGCGTCCACACACCTCCCCCCCtccccacgcgccttcaatgcgtGTCCTCCGCCGTCCTTAAAACCCACCGGCGCACTTCTCTTCTCCCCgtcttccaaccctagccgccacgacCACCAATCTCCCAGACGCCGCACAACACACCCACCGATGCAAACACCTCGTGATGGCGCACAAtgccgaggccggcagcagcagcGGAGGCGGTGGACTCCGGTCGCTGCAACTTACGTACGACGAGGCCGATGTCCTGTACTGGCAGTGCATCCCCGTGCCTGTCGTTGCTTAgtagacggtacctcggaggagggatcctcacgagggggaaaagaagtaggggccatagggcggagtgtcctcgggacggtagtacgcgagttatccagcttcgaaacacctgcacggagacagggcctactgctgcttgtctggaattatctgggcgctttcgcgttgttacaatgagttgtggttgtgcctctagggctcccgagatccggcttataaaggtgcacggatctagggtttacacggagagtcctagccggaatacaagttgcctaactacggtacaatatcttgcagtgtacgtcaaggatccgccttccatctaggccgtactggatccggatactttatgggcctccacggatccggcctccttcttaggtcggttgagatccggctccttgctcctgggctggacttcatccttcatgatcaacagcaactgggccgcccgatgggccacatgccaccatcaccgtctatgggccgcccgggtttgccggatctaggccatgtcgttgatatacccataaagtatacccacaacagtgccGCTGCAGTTTCTGCTGCCGCACGGGTGGCATCTCTCCAACGACGGCTACGCCATGCCGC contains the following coding sequences:
- the LOC124680859 gene encoding chaperone protein dnaJ 11, chloroplastic-like; translation: MISAPPMMQAPAASSFARASRCSSRRATVRCAVTVAAAPVGSCTLYEVLGLRAGASGGEIKAAYRRLARELHPDVAGAAGDDDFIRLHDAYATLSDADARARYDRDVVANAYAQPPASRPSPHSVWGRPRRTWESDQCW
- the LOC124680871 gene encoding chaperone protein dnaJ 11, chloroplastic-like, translated to MIAAPQLAPAASGFARASPCSSRRATVRCAVAVAPAASGGQCTLYEVLGLRAGATGGEIKAAYRRLARELHPDVAGAAGDEFIRLHDAYATLSDQDARARYDRDVVANAYAQPPASRPSPHSVWGRPRRTWESDQCW